The Methermicoccus shengliensis DSM 18856 nucleotide sequence CCCTATCACGGGTGATGAGCGGCTCATTGAAGCGTATGGCTGTGGCAGCAATCAGCTCATCAAAAGCCTTGAGTGAGATGCCCTTCTGCCTTAGAGACGTGGAGATGCTGGCATAGATGTCCGCTGCTCTGGCATCAAAGGGGAGAATCTCAAACTTGCTTAGGAGGCTCTTTGTAAACTCAATCTCTTCAGCGCTACCCTTGTTGTATGCACCCCACAGGAGTTCAGCCACAGAGATGGCACTGGTCTTTAGTGTGTGCTCATCCATCAACGTATCAAAAAAGTCAGAATGCTGCTTTTTCAACCTTGAGAGGTCGATGAGGAAGGTGGTATCAAAGCACGCCATTGCCATCAGTCCTCGGTCTTGCGTTTTCTCTGAGCCTTCTTCCCTCCTCCACACTCTCTGCAAGGCTCTCTCTAACTTCCAAGGGATAGCTCAGCACTAAGTCTATAACCTCCCTTGCCTTGGTGCTCCTCTTTCCGCCCAGCTCTCGCCTGATGACGTCTGAAAAGCTTTCACCCTCTCTCTTTTTAGCCTTCAGAATCTCGTAGGCATCCTCTGAGAGGCTGATGGTCTTTGTTGCCATGGGGGCGTATCTGTGTGTGTATGTATTTTAGGGTTTTGGTGTGTGCATTAGATTAACCCTT carries:
- a CDS encoding type II toxin-antitoxin system VapC family toxin — protein: MAMACFDTTFLIDLSRLKKQHSDFFDTLMDEHTLKTSAISVAELLWGAYNKGSAEEIEFTKSLLSKFEILPFDARAADIYASISTSLRQKGISLKAFDELIAATAIRFNEPLITRDREFKRVPGLEVIEYELK
- a CDS encoding antitoxin VapB family protein; amino-acid sequence: MATKTISLSEDAYEILKAKKREGESFSDVIRRELGGKRSTKAREVIDLVLSYPLEVRESLAESVEEGRRLRENARPRTDGNGVL